In Phycisphaerales bacterium, the sequence GCGGTGGTCCCGGGCACATCGGAGGGCGCGGTCTGGAGGATCACGTCGCCGACCGAGCGAGCGACGTTGATCGCGGCGATCCCGCCGTTGCGAACGACCAGCCCATTGAGGAACTCGTCGAAGGGAACGCCGAGGTCCTCGAGGTAGGCATTGCCCGTGGCAATGGAGTCGTCGTCGAGCGGGCGATAGATGTTCCCGTTGTAGTTCGTGACGATGGAGTCGGTGTTGACGCCCAATGGACCGCCGACGCCACCCTGAAGGCCGTCCACCACGCCGAGTTCCACGCCAATGCGGCGCGGTCCCCAGGCGGGCATCTGGGTCGAGCCGAGGCTGCCGCGCGTGATATCGAGCGCGTTGAGCGTGTCGGCATCGATGGTCACCATGTCGCCGCCGGGCGTGGAGTTCCCGATGTGCGCAAACGTCGCCCCTCCGGCGTTGATCTCGGTGCGATACACGTCGATCTCAACATTCCCGGAGATCTCGACCGCCGAGTTGAAATCGTGGTTGGCGATGATGATTCGCCCGATCCCGACCGAGCCGGGCGATGCGCCCCCGCCCGCCGAGACGCCGGTCACGCGAAGGATCGCGCCCCCGGTCAGATCCGCGATGATCGACGCGATGGTCACACCCTGCGACCCGTCGATGGGGAGCACCGTGATGACCGCGGCGGGGTTCTGCTGCAGCCCCCCCTCGATCGTGATCTGCACGCGCGCGCCCGCGTCGTCCACGAACTCGATCGACTGGTTCGGCTGGAGGAGGAACGACGTCTGCGGTCCGGCGTCGAGGTCCACCTTGGGCGTGTCGAAGAAACGGACATCAGACCCGAAACCCGAGGTGATCGGGAGGCCCAGCGTGCCGCCATAGATGCCCCAACGGTCCTGGTCGGTCGTCGGCCCATAGGAATCCTGGCTGACCAGGAACGCGCCGATGGTGGAGCCTGGCGAGGTCTGGATATTCCAGGTGTCACCGGCAACGTGGAAGCCGGTGCGGATGTATCCGATATCGCCCCGCCCGCCGCTGGTGCCGGTGACGAAGGTGATGGTGTCGGGGTCGGCGGGCGCGAGCGGATCCTGGGCGTCCTGGTTCATCCCGACGCCGCCGGAGATGTTGACGTACCCGATCGAGCCGCCGACGCGGAGGTTGAACGAGTTGAGATCGCCCTCGGCGGGGCCGCCGCCGACCACCGGATGGAGTCCCGTGTACATCTGTCCGACATTGCCGCCGACGTTCAGCGTAATCGCGGAAGTGAGTTGTGCGGCACCGCCGATGTCCGACCCGGCGATGAGGCTGAAGAGCGTCCCACCGAGCGTGTACGTCCCGCCGTGCCACGACATGAGTTCGTCGATCGCAAGCCCGTCATAGTTGTTGACGAAACTCTCGATCGTGGCGTCGGCGTCGCCGTCGAACACGCCGGTACCGACACGCATGACACCGATGCTTCCGGTTGGCACGTTCAGCACGTTCGACGCCGCACCCCGGCCCATCGAACCGCCCGTGCGAATCAGGCCGGCCGCGACCGGCGAGAGCCCTGTGAGCGCGATCGAGTATGAGGCATTGCCGAAGTTGTTGTCGGGCTCGCCGAAGTTGCCATCGGTCACAACGAGGTAGTACACGCCGGGTCCGTCGGGACGGAAGCGGAACTGCCCGGCAAATGGCGTCCCCGCACCGGTGACATCCTCGGGCGCCGCCAGGCGATGCCCCTGGGCGTCCATGATGCGGATATACCCCACGCCGTCGCCGATCGCCTCGATCACGATGTCCTGGGTCCCATCAACCGCGAAGCTGTACACGTCGGACTTGTCCTCGGCGTCGAAGGGGCTTTGCCCGGAGATGTCGCCGATGATGCGGACACCCGTCGAGACCGATCCGACGAACTCGGCAGAGATGAGCGAGTCGTTGCGGAGGAAGCCGGCACCGAACGGAATAGGCTGATCGACCGCGCGGAAGAGATCCGAGGGCTGCCGCGCGGTGAAGTTCGTGTTGTTCACCAGCTGTCGCATCACGTTGATCGGGTCCGTGTTCGGATTGATGCCCAGAACGAACTCGCTCTCGTAATACGTGAAGGTGTCTCGCGCGGGGATCGTGAGCGGCGAGTTGAGGTCGCCGGTCACGGTCACGTCCAAATCCGAACGTCCGGCGACGATGAACTGACCCAGTGTGCGGCCGACGACGAGTTGACCATTGGTCTTCAAGACGCCATCACGGCCGCCTTGGTTGCCCTCGTCCGGCGAGACCGTCCCCGCCTCGCCACCCACGATCAGCGACCCGAGATCGCCGTTGACACGGATGCTGCCGTATTGATTGACCACCGCGATGCGATCGACAGCGCCGGTGTAGACCGACGACCCGAAGACCGTGCCGTGGACGAGCACCGAACCCATGGGCATGCCGCCATCGACAAAAATACCCTGGGTGGGGTTGGTGAAGTTGCCACCGCCCTCACCGTTCGCGCCTGGGGCAATCGCCCGCGGATTCGAGCCCGACGTATTCACGAAGGGGGAGCCGACCATCACCGAACCGGCAACCGGCGGAAGACCGTGGACGACGAAGTTGCCCTGGCCCTGCGGGTCGCGGTAGAACCCGAATCCCGCGTCCTCGAACTCGTCCGCGAATCCGGCCAGGTCGGCCGTGATCGTGAAGAAGGACGTGCCCTCGGACTGATCCGCGTCCGCCACGGGTGTGTCGGACTCCTCGATCACGCCGCCGACGAGCGAGAACGCCGTGCGAGAGTCGGTCCCGGTGAAACGAATGGCGCCGATGCCGTTGAATCCGGCGTCGGGAATGCCGTCGTCGTTGAGATCTGCAAGCGCCAGCGTGCCGTTCGGGCGAATGTGTCCGGCGAGGCTCGCCGCAACATCGGCCCCGAGGAGATCGGTGATCGTCACCGTCGCTCCGACCGGTCCGGAAAGCACCGCGAGCGCGCCGAAGACGCGACCGTCGATGAATCCCGCGAACTGGGGTGTGGGGATGGTGAAGGCGAGATCATCCACTCGGAACGCGGGGTTGATGCCAGCCCCCGGCGCCGTGAGCGTCTCGATGCGGACCTCGTCAAAGGACGGATCGTCCACAGGACCGTCGATCACGAAGTTGCCCACGCCATTGGCGACCGGGCCCTGCGCATTCTGGATCAGCGCGTCGATCTGCGGCCCGGTAAACGTGGCGATCACAACGTTCGCCCTGCGGAGCGTGATGCGCATCCGCGCGGTATCGAGCCCCGTGTTGTCGAGCCCGCCATCGCCCGTCACCGTGAACTGCACGCGTGTGGCCCCGGCCGGTCCAGTGGGATTATCCGGATCGTCGAACACCTTGAACGAGATGAAGTCCCCGGCATTGGCGAGCGATCCGCGGAGGTATCGCTCGGTGTTGTCCGCGCCCGGCGGCTCGATGCGGATGCTGCCCGCGGGGACCACGTTGTGAAGGATCTGGATGCCAGAATCGGTGAAGAACGTCCCGCTGCCGGCCGCACCCGGATTGTCGTCGTTGAAGTCTTCGGTCCGGTCCTCGGTCTGTTGCTGCTGCTGCTCGATGGCGGCCGGTGGAATCAGCGAGGGAAGGACATAGGCAAAGGCCTGGCGAACCGTGCCGATGCCCGTCGCGGGATCGATGTCGGCTGGTGTGATCGTCAGCGAGAAGAGCAACTGCCGCTTCTCGAGTTGATCCACACTCGGGCGATCCAGCCCGCCGGCAAGAGACGCGAGGCGTGCCGTCCCGTTCATCGCCGGCGATCCTGCCGCGCGAGCACGAACATACGGACGACGCGCACGACGAGAGTTCACGCCCGGGTTCTTGAAGCCCATCATCGACTCCTCATTGGTCGCCCGCATGTGGCGACGCGTGCTGGTCCAGGCTCCGCCTGGATCCAAGGTGACCCATTATCGCGGCCTTGGGCACCCACGTCTCATGGAATCTCCCGGTGCAAAACCGGTCAGTTCCCGCGCGCGCCGCACGATCCGCGAACTCCACGAGCCATTTCGCTCCGTGATTCGCGAGCCTGTCTCACGCCGCACCGTGCGTTACCGCCGTTGCCGCATGACCTTCGGGCTGACTCAGGTTCGAGGCGCGACCCACGATTCTCGCGGGCCGTGTCGATCGAGTCGCCGTGCCGGCACGCCATGGCGCACCAACCGGCTCGCTCGTCTCCAGGCGTCGATCTCCAGAACTTCCGTCCCAAAGTCGGCCCGGTGACTCTAGTAGCGTACCGCAAACCGTACCGCCGCACAACCGAGGTTCACCCGAAGTGTGCGGCCTCCGATCAGGACGCCAAGGAGCATGAACAGCGAATCGGCTCCGCTTGCCTGCTCCTCAAGCGAATCCATACGCCTTGTGACACACGTTGGATCCGACGCCGAAACCCGTACTTGAACCAAACGCAACGCCCCGTCAAACACAGCCCAATCGCGCAAACTTCGCCATTCCCCAGAAACCCGACCCCGATCGGGCCGAAGAAATCGATAGCGCGACCGTTTCGACCTTACCTCGGATTCGGCCCGGGGGACCACTCGACCGCGTCGCTCCGGAGGCAAACGATCACCCAGATGGGCATGCAGGACGCGACATTCACCGCCCTGGCGATCGCGCAGTCCGCAGAAGGCGGATTCGATCAGGTCATGGTCGCGCGCGCGGCAGCGCTCCTCGCCATCATCGTCGGGCTGATCCTTTGGTCGGTCGGCTCGAAGATCCTCAAGCCCGCGACCGTCACCATCGGTGCCTTTCTCGGTGGACTCCTCGGCTGGACCGTCGCCGGTCCGATGCTCCCAGCACAGGTCGGCCCCCTGACCGGAGGCCATATCGGCGCAGGTGTCGGCGGGCTTGTGGGTTTGGCTCTCGCGCTCGCCACGTTCCGCCTCGCGCTTTCGGTCGTTACGGCCGCGACCTTCGCCTCGATCGGCGCCCTCGGTGCCGCGGTCTACATCGCCTCGACGCCGCCTCAAGATACGAGCGCCACCACTGCCGCCGTCGCGACACACGAAACACAAAGCCCTTCGATCTCGCTCGCAGGGTTTGGACTTTCGAGCCACACCGACGACTCGCTCCCGATCGGGGCATCGCTCGCGTCCAAGCAGGCTCTGGCCGAGGTCGCCGAGCGGGTGCCGCAGGAAGTCTCGGAACTCGCGAGCAGCGTCGTTGCGGACGCGTCGAATGCGTGGTCAGCACTGCCAGCACCATCGCGTGCGATCTTCGCGGGGACGATCCTCACGACCGCGATCCTCGGGCTTGTCGTCGGCGGCCTCTCGCCGAGACGTGCTTCGGTTCTCGTCACGGCCGCGGCCGGATCGGCGCTCTGGCTCTGGGGCCTGATCTCGCTTGCGGGAGATTTCCAACTCCCCGGCGTGCAACCGCTCCGCGAGTCGCACGCGTTGGCGCTCGCCATCTGGGCCGCACTCGCCGCACTCGGATTGATCATCCAGCGCACTCGCCACCAGCCCGAGCCGGCGGAAGACTGAATCGAGCGACTTCGAGTTCGTTCGCTACGGTCACTCTCGCGCGAACCTCACACCTCGATCGTCTGCCCCTGCGCCACCATCTCGTCGTGCCGTTCCTTGAGCAGGTACTTCCTCGCTCGGCTATGCGTGTCACGCGGTGGAATCGTTGAGCCATCCGAGCGGAACCGGATCAGGTGTCCGGCCCGGCAGAGTTTCGCGATCGCCTGGTTCACGGACGATCGCAAGGACGTCGGGGCCGCGTTGGTCACGTACCCAACAGCCGAAAGACCGTCGGCGATCTCCTCGCTGGTCAACGTGCCTCGCTCAATCTCCCAGATTGCCAGGATGGCCTCCGAGATGTTCTTGTGCCGGGACATGGACAGAGTGTCCGTGGTTTCTTCCGGCTCAGTATTTCGCAGGATCCCGTCGAACGACGATACCTTGCGCCGCTGCGCATTCATGAGTTCCTGGGCTCGTTCGCGTATCTGTGCGATTCGCGACTCTACCTTGGAGGCCACGGCCTCGTATTGCTTGCGCGCCTCACGCTCCACGGCCCGTTCGGACTCAATCTCGGCCGTAACCCGCTCCAGACGCTCCGCAATCTCGACTAGGCTCAACTCGGAAACCGGCTTTCCGAGCGTGCCCAGTCCATTTCGGCTTGAAGTAGGGATTCCAGTCATCAGTGTGCTCACGTTCTTCTCCCGACGGTTCTGCACAGAACCATGCTTCGCGTAGATGTCCTCGCAACCCTCAAGGCTCATGGCTGTACATGCACTTGTGGAACGCGGATCTTGTACCGTGTGTACCCATACACCGTCAATAGGGAGAAACCCTCGATGTAAACATTTTCTATGACTTGCCGTGCTTCACCCCAGTGTATTTGCTGGTATGCCAATCATTTTCCGAACGCATTCTGATCACGAGCGAGGCTAATTGGACGAAAATTCACTGGCATCCCGAGCGGAGGCCGTGTCGAATAACCTGTATATGGATCGATCGAACGCGAACGAGGATTTCCCCATGCTGAACCACGCCCGACGGATTGCACGCCCCGCCTTCTCGGTTGTCGAGTTACTGGTGGTGGTGTTCATCATCGGAATCCTGATCGCCCTGTCCTTTGCCGTGGGCACGCGCGTGCTCGAGGCGGGGAAGTCGAGCACGACGAAGGACATCCTGTCGTCACTGGATCAGGCGCTCGGGGCGTACACCGCCGAGCACGACGGCAAGTTCCCGCCGGCAACGGTCTCGTTGCAGCAGACGGGGTCGAACGAGTTCAACCTCTGGCCGGTCGCCGACGCGATGGGCGATGGGGCGATGCTGAACTCCACCGGCATGGCGCTCAAACAACTCAAGTCCGTCCCCGCCGCCGAGGAGATCGTCAAGAAGATCCCGGCGAAGTTCCTCTCGAACACCATCGGAAACCCGGCGTTGCAGACCGTCGTCGATGCCTGGGGAAACCCGATCCGCTACGTCCACCCGACATTCGAGGGATTGATCGTGGACAACCAGAACTCGGCCGTGGGCAACGTTGCGGCGTATCGCGACCTCGCCCAAATTCTCGGCCCGGCGACGGCGGACAAGCCGTACAAGATTCGACAGATCCGTCGCAACGGAGGCGAGTCCGACGCGGGACTCTGTCCCAACTCCAGGCCGTATTTCTACTCGTCGGGCCCCGATGGGAACGCCTCGACGACCGAGGACAACGTGTACGTGACGCGGCCCGAGAAGGTGGCGGCAAAGAACCAGTGAGAGAGTGGGTGGACCCTCTGGCAAGACTGGCCACGTACCGGATACACCACGCTTGAGCCAGTGGTCAACGGCACAGGGGCGTTTGGCGAGGTTCTTGGTAGCGGCTGATCGAGGCCGCCTACACTGGTCACCTGCGGGGTGTAGCGCAGCTTGGTAGCGCGTCTCGTTCGGGACGAGAAGGTCGTAGGTTCAAATCCTATCACCCCGATTGACGATTGAAACGCCTGCGAGTCACTGGCTCGCGGGCGTTGTCGTTTTCGATGCGCAATCGAATCGGGGCGTGGCCGATACGATCTATTCATGCTGAAATGGCTTCTCAACCGCGGTGGCGAACCTCCATTCGATCCCGCGTCTCTCGGCACTCCGTGGGGCGATCGGCCGTCGGTATACTCCTACGTAGAAAGTCGCTTGGATCCTTCCAGTGGGCGTCTGTTTGCGCCGCACGCCGAGCTCCCTGATGAACCTTCAATCGCAGACAACGAACTACGGTTCTCCGGGGGGGCCCTTGATGGCATCTCAAGGCACGGGCTTGGCAATACCAGCGCGCAAGACGCGGCGCGGGTGGTATACACGCAACTCTTGCGCACGGTAGAGCGACGAGACCAGCGTACTTTCAATGTTCTGCACAGTTACGTTCTGGAACATTCAGCGTTGAGCTATGTCGATGAGTTGAATCCTCTGCTTGCTGGCTCGGTCGAGGAACTCGGAGGCGACCTTGCGGCGCTTGGGAGGCATCTCCTGAAATACGCCGCCGATCGGGAAGTGGTCAAGTTCGCGATCAATCTTGTCGGTGTCTGCGGAGGCGTTGAAGATCACTCGGTCTTATTGACGATTGGCGCTCATGACGAGTTCACCTTGTTCGCGGTGGTCGCGCTCGGTCACACAGGTGGCGGACAGCGGTCCGTATGGGAGATGGCCAAACGAGTCGACGGTTGGGGGCGAATCCAGTGCGTTGAACGGCTCGACAAGGAAACGGTCGATTTCGACGTCCGCACTTGGTTACTTACGGAAGGTTACAAGAACTCTGTGATGACCTCGTACACGGCAGCGATTTGCGCCCGACGCGGCTGTCTGAAAGAGGCACTGGATTCTGGGGTACTCGATCGGACGCTGATCGACGGTGCGGCCGAGATCCTGGCTGCTTTGGCGCGAGGCAATCCGGGAGAGGGAATGGAGGGGTACACCGAGAGCGCTCTCGCAACCGAGCGATTCCTCGCCATCGTCGAGCAGGACGAGTCTCCGAGTGCTCATTGGCTCCTGGCTGCACGTGACATCGAGCGGTATGTACAAGGCGCCTCCGGCAAGGAGGTATCTGGGCAATGGACACAGGAAGCTCTCGAACGATGCGCTAGGGGGATTGACCGCATCCGCGCCCGATCAGTATGGCGTCAGGTTGTCGCGGAGTGGCTCGAAAGCAACGACGATTTCCGATTCAACGTCGCTGCCGAAGCAGCACAGTACATTGGGATTGACACTTGGGAGCACCGGTTCAGCAGATTGGTTGCTGGTAAAGAGCAGTGGTACTGGCTTCTCGAAACGACCGACTCGCGTCGATTGGATCGAGTTCTTGAGTTTGCTAGTACGGCAATCGATCTGAAAGCCGTCACAACCGGATACGGAGATGCGTTGGGTTTCGGCCCGTCGTTCGTGGAGCACCGGAAGCTCGACTGGATTCTGCAAGCCCTTCAGCGATGGCCTGGGCGCGGCAGGGAATTCATCAGTGCGGGCTTTCGGAGCCCTGTAGTACGAAACCGCTGGGGTGCCGTTCGTGCGGCGCTTCGGTGGGCCCCGGAGCACCGACAACCGTTTCTCGAGGTCGTGCGACGTCTCCATCGGGATGAGCAGAAGGCCGAACTGCAGGCCGCGCTTGCAAGGCTACTCTCTGGAGAGGTCGATTCGCTCGAGTCCAGCGGGTGATGATGTGCGGAACGACTTTGCACTCATCGGCCATCGAACGGCGAGGTGCGCCGAAAAGCTCATGATTGGCTCGGTGCCAGAAGTCCGCGGACTGCAGGCCCGAACACTCTAACGCCCTCCAAGAAAAGTTCTATTGGTGTACTGTCACCCCGATTTTGCTGACCGCAGTCCACGAATGGTGGATGTATGAGACTGCGAGTTGCACAACCGCACGTTCCTTGTGTCTTCATCGGGCTTCGGGCATGAACTCGAATCGCCTTGGGGTGCCGCCTTTGGTAAATCCGATCGTGGCCGTCAGTGCGCCCTCGGGTGAGAGTTCGTAGGTGATGCGTTTGGGATAGTCGTGGCGAGGGTTGTCGAAGACGGCGTGCGTGGCTGTTAGTTCGGTGAGGACGAACTCGGTGGGCGTCCCGCCGTTGGGCTGGGCGATGTAGACGAGACCGTCGTCACGTTCGATGACGCGGAGATACTCGAAGGCGGACAGTTTTCCGCGCGACACGGTGCGTGATGTGGCGAGCATGGATCCACCCAACGGCGGGCTCCATCGCTCTTCAAAGGAGATCTGCCCCTGGGAGCCTCTCGTTCCGGTCCACGCGCCGGCGAGCCAGGCGAGATCGGCGATCGTGGCCTTTGCGGGCGTGGGCATCGGGATGTCTTCGGCGTGCCGATAGAGGCCCTGGGACTGCGGCCTGGAGGCGCTCACGAGGAGGCCGTCGGGCGACATGCGGAACTCCCTTCGGATGAGGCCCTGCGGCTCGTCGCCTGGCTTCCGGATGTAATCGATCTCGTAGGAGAGAGTGGCGTCTTTCCATTGAGCCCGGTATCGTGCGACCTCGGAGTTTTCCTTGGTCTGAACTTCGGTGATCGACCCATCGAGCGCCACTCGTACATTGCCGCGGCCGCCGCCGTGGCCCCACACCAGGATGACGGCATCATCCTCGATTCGAAACGTGAACTTTGAACTCATGGGAGGTCCGAGTTGTTCGAGTGTTCGGCCTTCGGTGCGGTCCTCGACATAGATCCACTCGCCGTCCAGCGCGCGCAGGCCATCGTCGGCGTGTGTGGAGCGTGAGGCATGGCTCGGCGTTGGCATGAGTGCCAACAAAATGGCGAGCGATACGAAGACAGGGACGAGCCATGTGTACCATCGCATTGGGGACTCTCCTTTGAACGGTCGAGACGATCGCACGCGGGCATAGTTTCCGAGGACTACCGCAATCGACATCGGCATCGTAGAGGACCATGCAAAGAGTTCGGTGTAACAAGGAAATCATGCGCGTGCGAGTGAGATACGGACCGGGGACTTTGGCCGGCTCTGCCCCTGCCTCCGATTCCGACCAGGCGTCAGCAGTGTGGCTGCGATCATGATCTCCCCCGGTGAGGCCCGCCCCACGCCCCCACCACACCCGACTCGATCATCGCGGAGACTGGACGGCCGCAGCGATGAATGCGGAAGGGGGGACCGAGGAGTGTCTTGTGAGTCGTGCCACGACTGACGGGCTGAGGTATAGCGTGGCCGGTCGGGAAGGCGTGGTTTGTGGTGGGACTACTACCATCGCCCGATCGTCACCCGTTCCGAGGACTCGCACACTCCATCTTCCCGAGGACCCATGGAAGCCTTCAAGCAACTCCGCCAACATCTGCTCACGGGCGTGTCGTACTCGATCCCGTTCATCGCGTGTGGCGGGATCCTGATCGCCTTGTCGCTGGCGTTCGCGCCGATGGGGGAGCATGGGCCAGACATGGGCGCGATTCAGCCCGAGTCGTGGCAACACGTGCTGCGACTCACGCTGAAGGTGGGCGAGACGTCGTTCGCGTTGATGCTCCCGATCCTGGCGGGGTACATCGCGTACTCGATCGCTGGGCGACCCGGGCTGGTCGCGGGGATGATCGGCGGGCTTCTGTGTGCCGATCTGCGTCTACCGTGGTCGATCGTTGAGGATGAGAAGGCGCTGAGCGCGGGATTCCTCGGGGCGCTCGTGGCGGGACTTGCCGCGGGATATCTCGTCCAAGCGATCAAGAAGATCCCGGCGCCAAAGTTGGTAAAGCCGCTCATGCCGATCCTGGTGATCCCGGTGGTGTCCTCGGTGGCGATCGCGGCGTTGATGATGCTGGTGGTCGGGCCACCGATCGCGCACGCCTATGCCTGGATGGGCGAGGCGCTGCGAAACATGCAAACGGGAAACGCCGTGGCACTGGCGATGCTCCTCGGCGCGATGATCGCGTTTGACATGGGCGGACCGGTGAACAAGGCGGCGTTCTTCTTCGCGTCGGGCCTGATCACGCAGGGGAACTACACGATGATGGGGGCGGTGGCGGCGGCGATCTGCACCCCGCCTTTGGGCATGGGGCTCGCGACGGTGCTCGGGCGGAAGATGTGGAGCGAGGAGCAGCGAGAATCCGGCTATGCCGCGCTTGGGATGGGAATGATTGGGATCACCGAGGGCGCGATCCCCTTCGCGGCGGCGGATCCATTCCGCGTGATACCCTGCATCATGCTCGGCTCGATGGTCGCGAGCACGATCGCGATGCTCGCGGGCGTGGGCGATCACGCGCCGCATGGCGGGCCGATTGTGATCTTCGTGGTCGACAACAAACTGATGTACGTCGTCGCGATCGCCGCGGGCATGCTGGTCACGGGGCTCGCGATCAACACGGTCAAGCGGATCTGGCCCTCGGCCCTCGATCCCAAGGAATCGGCGTAACCGTGTGTGGATCGAGACCACGATGAGGAGAGCACACCGATGAGGATCGTTGCCGTCACCGCGTGCCCCACGGGGATCGCGCACACCTACATGGCCGCCGAGCAACTCGAGAAGGCCGCGAAGGCCGCGGGGCACACGATCCGCGTGGAGACGCAAGGGTCGATGGGAATCGAGAACGAGTTGTCGTCGCGCGACATCACCGAGGCGGAAGTGGCGATCTTCGCGGTGGACATCGAGGTCGAGAACAAGGATCGATTCGAGGGAAAACGCATCGTCAAGGTGGGCGTGGCCGAGGCGATCAAGAACCCCGCGGCGGTGCTCGCCCGGGCCGTGAGCGGCACGTGAGCGGAGCCACCCCACGCGCCCAGTTCCGATTCGTGTGCCCGCTTCCGAATGGCATGCACGCGAGGCCGGCGAGTCTGCTCGCGGATGCGGCGAGGGGATTTCAATCGGTCGTTCGGCTCACGATCGATGATTCGGCGGGCGTCGATGTCACGAGCGTGCTGTCGGTGGTGGCGTTGGACGTTCGTCATGCTCAGGAGTGCACGCTGATAGCGGAGGGCGACGACGCGAGCGTGGCGATCCATGCGCTGGCTCGGTTCGTCACGGAGACTCTGCCGAGTGTTGACACGCCGACGATCCATGGTCGCGGGCCTGAGAGCGAGCGGGCCGTCTGGCTTTCACCTGTGTTGATGTCGCCGGAGTCGAAGACCTTCGTGGGTGTGCCAGCGGTTGGTGGGATCGGCTTTGGCGAGGCGGTTCATGTCGCGGGATTCACGCTGAGTGCAGAGGCGTTGCGGGCCGTTCCGTGCAGCGTGGCGGACGAGTTGGGAGCCTTGCATGCCGCAGTAGAGGCGACACGCGAATCGCTGACGACGCGGGCGCGTGGAGCGCGGGGAGTCGAGGCCGAGTTGCTGAGGGCGCATATGGCGATTGCCACGGACACAGCGCTCTCGGCCGCGATGGAAACGCATGTCCGAGGCGGCGCGACGGCGATCCGCGCGGTCTTCGAGGCGTGCGAAGGATTCGCGCAGCGGCTGCGATCGGCCGAGAGCGAGTACATCCGAGAACGGGCGAGCGACGTGGGAGAGGTCGGGATGCTTCTCATGTCACGGCTCCCTGGAGGAAGCGGGCGCGACGATGGCCCTGGCGTTCGACTCGGCTCGCCGAGCGTGATCCTGGGCGAGACGCTGACCTCGCACCAGTTGATGTCGCTGGACCGCGAGCATCTGCATGGCCTGGTGCTCGGCGGTGTCGGGCGGACATCGCACGTCGTGATCCTCGCTCGATCCTTTGGCATCCCCACGGTTGTTGGGATGCGCGAGCCGCGATCGATCGCGAGGGCCGGCGAAGAGGTGATCGTCGATGGTGAGGAGGGGCGGGTGTTCGTGTCGCCGGCGGCGGGCGTGCGAGGCTATTTCGAGCGCGAGAGGAACGCGATCATTCACGGCGCAGAACGGACTCGCGATACGGCACGGGGTCGTGTGTGCACGATCGATGGGCAGTCGATCGAGGTCGGTGTCAATGCCGCTTCAGAGGCGGAGGTTCATGAGGGCGTGCGGAACGGTGCGGACGGCGTCGGGCTTGTACGAACCGAGTTTCTCTTTCTGGATCGGAACGCGCCTCCCAACGAGAATGAGCAGTTCGAGACATACTCGTCGATCGTGCGTGCGGCGGAGGGGCGACCGGTCCTCTTTCGCACGATCGATATCGGCGGCGACAAGCCCGTGGCGTACATGCGTCTGCCGCGGGAGGAGAACCCGTTCCTCGGTGTCCGCGGCTTGCGGTTGTACGCGACCCACGAGGAACTGCTGCGGACGCAACTGCGGGCGATGCTCCGGGCGGCGACACTCGGATCCGTCAAGATCATGGCCCCAATGGTCTCGACGCCCACGGAAGCGAGTTGGTTTCGCGATCGGGTTGACGACGCTCAGCGGTCGCTCGAGCGCGATGGGGTGCACGTCGGCGAGGTATCGATCGGCATGATGATCGAGGTGCCCTCGGCCACCACGGTGATGGACCAGTTCTGCCGCGTGATGGATTT encodes:
- a CDS encoding PTS fructose transporter subunit IIC; the protein is MEAFKQLRQHLLTGVSYSIPFIACGGILIALSLAFAPMGEHGPDMGAIQPESWQHVLRLTLKVGETSFALMLPILAGYIAYSIAGRPGLVAGMIGGLLCADLRLPWSIVEDEKALSAGFLGALVAGLAAGYLVQAIKKIPAPKLVKPLMPILVIPVVSSVAIAALMMLVVGPPIAHAYAWMGEALRNMQTGNAVALAMLLGAMIAFDMGGPVNKAAFFFASGLITQGNYTMMGAVAAAICTPPLGMGLATVLGRKMWSEEQRESGYAALGMGMIGITEGAIPFAAADPFRVIPCIMLGSMVASTIAMLAGVGDHAPHGGPIVIFVVDNKLMYVVAIAAGMLVTGLAINTVKRIWPSALDPKESA
- a CDS encoding PTS fructose transporter subunit IIB; this encodes MRIVAVTACPTGIAHTYMAAEQLEKAAKAAGHTIRVETQGSMGIENELSSRDITEAEVAIFAVDIEVENKDRFEGKRIVKVGVAEAIKNPAAVLARAVSGT
- the ptsP gene encoding phosphoenolpyruvate--protein phosphotransferase, which produces MSGATPRAQFRFVCPLPNGMHARPASLLADAARGFQSVVRLTIDDSAGVDVTSVLSVVALDVRHAQECTLIAEGDDASVAIHALARFVTETLPSVDTPTIHGRGPESERAVWLSPVLMSPESKTFVGVPAVGGIGFGEAVHVAGFTLSAEALRAVPCSVADELGALHAAVEATRESLTTRARGARGVEAELLRAHMAIATDTALSAAMETHVRGGATAIRAVFEACEGFAQRLRSAESEYIRERASDVGEVGMLLMSRLPGGSGRDDGPGVRLGSPSVILGETLTSHQLMSLDREHLHGLVLGGVGRTSHVVILARSFGIPTVVGMREPRSIARAGEEVIVDGEEGRVFVSPAAGVRGYFERERNAIIHGAERTRDTARGRVCTIDGQSIEVGVNAASEAEVHEGVRNGADGVGLVRTEFLFLDRNAPPNENEQFETYSSIVRAAEGRPVLFRTIDIGGDKPVAYMRLPREENPFLGVRGLRLYATHEELLRTQLRAMLRAATLGSVKIMAPMVSTPTEASWFRDRVDDAQRSLERDGVHVGEVSIGMMIEVPSATTVMDQFCRVMDFFSIGTNDLCQYWSAADRGNAGVASLGDARQPSFVRLLRGIVREARRHGRWIGVCGEMAGDAAILPLMVGLGVDEISVAPTSVGVLKSMVLQASGENCQSVLEEACGCEKVSEVAELLARPGWRGGSSMPIVDPSLVAMRSEATTKAEAIHEAACVLRATGRLSSTRPVEQAAWAREETYSTGLGHGFAIPHCKSEAVVHPSLAIVRLATPIEWGSLDEQPVSIVMLLVVPSSDSAGSHMKIFARLARRLMHESFRDRLRAAESAEGLVGVLREELELS